The following coding sequences are from one Lolium rigidum isolate FL_2022 chromosome 6, APGP_CSIRO_Lrig_0.1, whole genome shotgun sequence window:
- the LOC124663949 gene encoding E3 ubiquitin-protein ligase EL5-like: protein MSGNPPPSSDPYGRQQYSYSGRILLTTAVILFALTVVFVVLRILVHALQLRAGGGRARRGGGLAAGILRSISGIGSSRRGLDASALSALPVTSYRKEVVAAGAGGADCAVCLSELADGDKVRELPNCGHAFHVECVDAWLRAKSTCPLCRADVEMQQGNGKAEAQSSSSSSSSAAATEPLPQPALFGAGGTLMVTVHGGSDSRRDVRGSTSG from the coding sequence ATGTCAGGGAACCCGCCACCGTCGTCGGACCCGTACGGGCGGCAGCAGTATAGCTACAGCGGGCGCATCCTGCTGACCACCGCCGTCATCCTCTTCGCGCTCACCGTCGTCTTCGTCGTTCTCCGGATCTTGGTGCACGCCCTGCAGCTACGGGCGGGCGGAGGCCGtgcccgccgcggcggcggcctcgccgCCGGCATCCTGCGGTCCATCAGCGGGATCGGCAGCAGCCGGCGCGGGCTGGACGCGTCCGCGCTCTCCGCGCTGCCGGTGACATCGTACCGGAAGGAGGttgtcgccgccggcgccgggggAGCTGACTGCGCCGTGTGCCTGTCGGAGCTCGCCGACGGAGACAAGGTGCGGGAGCTGCCCAACTGCGGGCACGCGTTCCACGTGGAGTGCGTCGACGCGTGGCTGCGCGCCAAATCCACGTGTCCTCTCTGCCGGGCCGACGTGGAGATGCAACAAGGGAACGGGAAGGCGGAGGCgcagtcgtcctcctcctcgtcgtcgtcggcggcggccacGGAGCCGCTGCCGCAACCGGCGTTGTTCGGCGCAGGAGGAACCTTGATGGTGACCGTGCACGGTGGTTCGGATAGCCGGCGAGACGTGCGCGGGTCAACGTCGGGGTAA